One part of the Drosophila teissieri strain GT53w chromosome 3R, Prin_Dtei_1.1, whole genome shotgun sequence genome encodes these proteins:
- the LOC122621784 gene encoding cadherin-23, producing MHNEPQTQSNGNGNGIDSMDYKKVRLKGRRQRPFPRYISSIPIHIPVQVIILTTLISLVASNRPPRFAIDGQSEIVLRLKESPETKVGTLIYTLKGYDPDNDPLTFGKRNSHDSEIIRIENTGGNEAKVFLARELDRELQDEYAIVLTLTDSHYSDHNYVTQSFLLLVEDINDNVPTFLPYQNAIEIPEGSAPGVVSTLEATDADEGAYGQVVYYLQELDGDNDVFSIATHQGKGILRLQKELDYERKSLYQLRVLAIDRANQGPINTGTAAILVKVKDLEDQPPEFVEVQAVARIAEDAPVGTKVLRVRAIDGDRGINNPIAYSLEANDLFDIDPHTGIVHTLTKLDREEQSDQVNGAHILRISATELTKSNTQTAPTTVRTEVTVIVSDVNDEIPTFGETVYRCEVNENAQTNTPLNFIDEEVQNVVFDHDEGNNGTFRLFLDPPNDLFEIVPELAVNEANFMLRVKNSKSLDFEQFTEVNFTIFAREVDEPSRWSSAHVQIFIRDQNDNFPEFSQTVYNASVLENSEQDTVITHVQAVDVDSGDYGTMGIRYTNLRGGIAHLLNLNPITGVISIKQAGGTAFDREIISRHYLTVEAIDNAGQGNRNTAQIIVDILDVNDNAPTFPQRQYETKLLENQAEFETPLQLEARDADLNGTENSQVTYEIVEGLYRSNFTIDPQSGLLRPVHSFDFEELVDRSSRRSDPQTGGSFSIREIDLLVRARDSGIPMLSTVVPVLIYVQDVNDNAPIFQRTFYAKTVPEDLPGGSSVLQVTAIDRDGSAPNNVVVYRIQTGASDKFIINSETGVISVAQGANLDPDLTDSKRSLYTLSVIALDGGLGNSQLMTTCTVNISIQDVNNKPPVLKEMPALKILENTPVGTLVHRIQATDLDQKAILRYKLNPEHCEGRTEEGALVKSSEYDFLGAFEVDSIEGTLKVVKLLDRERVEHIKLAITVEDLAAAKGRQIAEGFLGIQVLDENDNNPKFRLPFYRQSITENSINGAMIVNVLASDVDKNRTITYALEGNPTYRSLMHLDSQTGEIVVASKIDHEQHQWLNFSVRATDSGIPARSSLVDVYITVLDENDNNPYFVGGSKNYTISENAAPGTRVATLQAGDADSGDFGKITFLMDRISSQGKFTIDADTGVLTVADRLDRESKDSYNLVIEAWDNYQFGFLAGESRNAFKQVFISILDENDNPPEVNLPMSCVLITEYHELHERVASIVGKDADDPTTPNGRLDFAITQGNKDGMFELRQMDAWNAQIFASKSLRNRYGNYSLTITTRDMGLPANIVHSTLDICVSDFNDHAPVFVRPLHNTTVRIPQNATVGTLILQAYASDGDMGQNALVRYRLKPDPLGSYKMFEVDGSTGELFLKEQLNREKQKIHEIRIEAYDQGLPTSLSSDLDLTIYVRNVNDYEPQFMVNEISVNFTEHADPGSERIKLPDTLDKDQLDLDDPNDTPSQVCYFIVSGNEAGYFRLDPETHILTVDRELDREVEANFTLYVRATENCRNDSLTGADKRRRMGIEINSRLGGIVHNQQFGYDRFKHSRHLRSAESSEYGPEDAEMSSYEAYDSSQEDPSGGLATAHPELDSTVVKVKVRVLDINDNPPRFRSKIFTGGITTNADFGLKFMRVEATDADEGENGKIGYYQVGEIRQTLSEGLENVRKAPFLLDQETGEVQLNFDPQKGMKGYFDFVVLANDTSGMKDVAHVFIYLLREDQKVRFVFRLQPDELRSRVYSFRDTLSNITESIVNIDEIKVHENKDGSVDKTKTDLYMHLVEREDNSIYEVSEVLKLIDSHIESLNGLFKELNVLDTQAAEAQLLTAGPTRGPLFVWLIFTNLFLATLLVVTIALCASQRNGYRRQLRAAKVNIFRGHSSMSLQNAQEPATRVPNTNKHSVQGSNPIWLKGYDNEWFKSEESGSIGGHDSLDDNFLAVATQDMHETLKGTAKLFNNGNDLNRHFNLYNQIDKMTNNAQILARKLETTEL from the exons ATGCACAACGAACCGCAGACGCAGtcgaatgggaatgggaatggaatcGACAGCATGGACTACAAGAAGGTGCGCTTAAAAGGACGAAGGCAGCGACCTTTCCCTAGATACATAAgctccatccccatccacatccccgTCCAAGTCATAATACTCACCACACTAATCAGCTTGGTTGCCTCAAATCGACCGCCGCGTTTCGCTATCGACGGCCAGTCGGAGATTGTACTGCGTCTGAAGGAGAGTCCTGAAACGAAAGTGG GAACCCTGATATACACGCTAAAGGGTTACGATCCGGACAACGATCCGCTGACCTTCGGCAAGCGCAACTCGCATGATAGCGAGATCATTCGGATTGAGAACACGGGTGGCAACGAGGCCAAGGTCTTTTTGGCCAGGGAACTGGATCGGGAGCTGCAGGACGAGTATGCCATAGTGCTGACGCTGACTGACAGCCACTACAGTGATCACAACTATGTGACGCAGAGTTTTTTGCTCCTGGTGGAGGACATAAACGATAATGTGCCCACCTTTCTGCCCTACCAAAACGCCATTGAAATACCGGAGGGCAGTGCACCGGGAGTGGTGAGCACTCTGGAGGCCACGGATGCGGATGAAGGGGCCTACGGCCAGGTGGTTTACTATCTGCAAGAGCTGGATGGCGACAACGATGTGTTCTCCATAGCTACCCACCAAGGAAAGGGCATTTTGAGGTTGCAAAAGGAGCTGGACTACGAGAGGAAGAGCCTCTATCAGCTGAGAGTCCTGGCCATCGATCGTGCCAATCAGGGACCGATCAATACAGGAACTGCTGCCATCCTGGTGAAGGTCAAGGATCTGGAGGATCAGCCGCCGGAGTTCGTAGAAGTGCAGGCAGTGGCCCGAATTGCCGAGGATGCTCCAGTGGGCACTAAAGTTCTGCGAGTTCGAGCTATAGATGGAGATCGTGGGATCAACAACCCCATAGCCTATTCCCTGGAGGCCAACGATCTCTTCGACATTGATCCGCACACAGGCATAGTGCACACGCTAACCAAACTGGATCGCGAGGAGCAGAGCGATCAGGTGAATGGTGCCCATATCCTGCGTATTTCGGCCACCGAGCTGACCAAGTCCAATACCCAAACGGCGCCCACAACAGTTCGCACCGAAGTTACGGTCATTGTGAGTGATGTGAATGACGAAATACCCACGTTTGGAGAAACAGTGTATCGTTGCGAGGTCAACGAGAATGCCCAGACCAACACCCCGCTTAATTTCATCGACGAGGAGGTGCAAAACGTGGTCTTCGATCACGATGAGGGTAACAATGGCACCTTCCGCTTGTTTCTGGATCCGCCCAACGATCTGTTCGAGATCGTACCTGAGTTGGCTGTGAATGAGGCCAACTTTATGCTGCGGGTGAAGAACTCAAAGTCCCTCGATTTTGAACAATTCACCGAGGTCAATTTTACGATATTCGCCAGGGAGGTCGACGAGCCCAGTCGATGGAG TTCCGCCCATGTGCAGATTTTCATACGAGACCAGAACGACAACTTCCCAGAGTTCAGTCAAACAGTCTACAATGCCAGCGTTTTGGAAAACAGCGAGCAGGACACAGTCATCACCCATGTCCAGGCGGTGGATGTGGATTCCGGGGATTATGGCACTATGGGTATACGCTACACCAACCTCAGAGGTGGCATTGCTCATTT ACTCAATCTGAATCCCATTACGGGAGTGATATCCATCAAACAGGCAGGTGGAACAGCCTTCGACCGGGAAATCATTTCACGGCACTACCTCACCGTAGAAGCCATTGACAACGCTGGTCAGGGCAACCGGAATACGGCCCAAATAATCGTGGACATCCTGGATGTGAACGACAACGCACCCACATTTCCGCAGCGGCAATACGAGACCAAGTTGCTGGAGAACCAGGCTGAGTTCGAAACCCCGCTGCAATTGGAGGCCAGGGACGCGGATCTCAATGGCACGGAGAACAGCCAGGTGACCTACGAGATTGTCGAGGGCCTGTACCGCTCCAACTTCACAATAGACCCACAGAGTGGCCTTCTGCGACCGGTGCACAGTTTTGATTTCGAGGAACTGGTGGATCGGAGCAGTCGCAGAAGTGATCCCCAGACGGGAGGATCCTTTAGCATTCGAGAGATCGATCTGCTGGTGCGAGCTCGGGACTCGGGCATTCCAATGCTATCCACTGTGGTTCCTGTGCTAATTTACGTGCAGGATGTAAACGACAATGCGCCGATATTCCAGAGAACCTTCTACGCGAAGACGGTTCCCGAGGATCTGCCAGGTGGGAGCTCGGTGCTGCAGGTAACGGCCATAGATCGAGACGGATCAGCTCCCAACAATGTGGTGGTGTATCGCATTCAGACGGGTGCCAGTGACAAGTTTATCATCAACTCGGAAACGGGAGTTATTTCCGTGGCTCAGGGAGCCAATCTGGATCCAGATCTCACAGACAGCAAGAGATCGCTCTACACTCTGTCAGTG ATTGCTTTGGATGGCGGATTGGGAAATTCGCAGCTGATGACAACATGTACGGTGAACATTAGCATCCAGGACGTGAACAATAAGCCCCCTGTGCTGAAGGAGATGCCAGCATTGAAGATCTTGGAGAACACGCCCGTGGGCACACTGGTGCACCGCATCCAGGCAACCGACCTGGACCAGAAGGCCATCCTGCGGTACAAGCTGAATCCGGAGCACTGTGAAGGTCGAACTGAAGAGGGTGCGCTGGTGAAGAGTAGCGAGTACGACTTCTTGGGCGCCTTCGAGGTGGACTCCATCGAGGGAACCCTCAAGGTGGTCAAGCTGTTGGATCGCGAAAGAGTCGAACATATTAAGCTGGCCATCACTGTGGAGGATCTGGCGGCGGCCAAGGGCAGGCAAATCGCAGAAGGATTCCTGGGCATTCAAGTGCTGGATGAAAATGATAACAACCCAAAGTTCCGACTGCCCTTTTACCGTCAATCGATCACGGAGAATAGCATCAACGGAGCAATGATTGTGAATGTGCTGGCCTCAGATGTGGACAAGAATCGCACCATAACCTATGCCCTGGAGGGAAATCCCACGTACCGATCACTAATGCACCTGGACTCCCAGACAGGGGAGATTGTGGTGGCCAGCAAGATTGATCATGAGCAGCATCAGTGGCTCAACTTCAGTGTGAGGGCCACGGATTCCGGAATTCCAGCCAGATCCTCCCTGGTGGATGTGTATATAACAGTGCTGGATGAGAACGATAACAATCCGTACTTTGTGGGTGGCAGCAAGAACTACACGATTAGTGAAAACGCAGCTCCTGGCACCAGAGTAGCCACGCTACAAGCTGGAGATGCGGATTCGGGAGACTTTGGCAAAATCACCTTCCTGATGGATCGCATCAGTTCGCAGGGAAAGTTCACCATAGATGCGGACACGGGGGTGCTAACGGTGGCAGATCGCCTGGACAGGGAGTCCAAGGACTCGTACAACCTGGTTATCGAGGCCTGGGATAACTATCAATTCGGATTCCTGGCCGGAGAGAGTCGAAATGCCTTCAAGCAGGTCTT CATTTCCATACTGGATGAGAACGACAATCCTCCGGAGGTTAACTTGCCTATGAGTTGTGTGCTAATCACTGAGTACCACGAGTTGCATGAACGAGTGGCAAGCATAGTGGGCAAGGATGCAGATGACCCAACCACGCCAAATGGAAGACTTGATTTTGCCATTACCCAGGGCAATAAAGACG GCATGTTTGAGCTGCGTCAGATGGACGCTTGGAATGCCCAAATCTTCGCCAGCAAGAGTTTGCGCAATAGGTATGGAAACTATAGCCTTACTATAACCACGCGAGATATGGGCCTACCAGCCAATATTGTGCACAGCACCTTGGATATCTGTGTATCTGACTTTAATGATCACGCTCCGGTTTTCGTGAGGCCACTTCATAACACCACCGTTCGGATTCCGCAGAATGCGACGGTTGGTACCCTGATACTGCAGGCCTATGCCAGTGATGGCGATATGGGGCAGAATGCGTTGGTGAGATACAGGCTCAAACCCGATCCCTTGGGCAGCTACAAAATGTTTGAAGTAGACGGCAGCACAGGGGAGCTCTTCCTAAAGGAGCAACTAAACCGCGAAAAGCAGAAGATTCACGAG ATACGCATAGAAGCCTATGATCAGGGCTTGCCGACCTCGCTGAGTTCAGACTTGGATCTAACCATTTATGTTCGGAATGTCAACGACTATGAGCCTCAGTTCATGGTTAATGAAATATCCGTGAACTTCACGGAGCACGCGGATCCCGGGTCTGAGCGGATAAAGCTACCGGACACACTAGACAAGGATCAGTTGGACCTGGACGATCCAAATGATACGCCCAGCCAGGTGTGCTACTTTATAGTGAGTGGAAACGAGGCGGGATACTTTCGACTCGATCCCGAAACCCATATATTGACTGTCGATCGCGAACTGGATCGCGAGGTGGAAGCCAACTTTACGCTTTATGTTCGTGCCACCGAGAACTGTAGAAATGATTCCTTAACTGGAGCAGACAAACGTCGACGCATGGGGATCGAGATTAACAGTAGACTAGGAGGCATTGTGCATAACCAACAATTCGGCTACGATCGTTTCAAGCATTCCCGACACTTGAGATCGGCAGAGAGTAGTGAGTACGGACCAGAAGATGCAGAGATGTCATCGTATGAGGCCTATGACAGTAGTCAGGAGGATCCATCTGGAGGATTGGCAACAGCCCATCCAGAATTGGACAGCACCGTGGTGAAAGTGAAGGTGCGAGTGCTGGACATCAACGACAATCCACCGCGATTCCGTTCTAAAATCTTTACTGGTGGCATAACGACCAATGCCGATTTCGGTTTGAAATTCATGCGGGTGGAGGCTACGGATGCAGATgaaggggaaaatggaaagattGGGTACTACCAAGTGGGTGAAATCCGTCAGACACTTTCCGAGGGATTGGAGAACGTACGCAAAGCGCCCTTCCTTCTGGACCAGGAAACCGGAGAGGTGCAGCTGAACTTTGACCCGCAGAAAGGAATGAAAGGCTATTTCGATTTCGTGGTGTTGGCCAACGACACCTCAGGAATGAAGGATGTGGCCCATGTGTTCATCTACCTGTTGAGAGAGGACCAAAAGGTTCGATTCGTGTTTAGACTTCAGCCGGATGAGCTGCGATCTCGAGTGTACTCTTTTAGAGA CACCCTGAGCAACATAACAGAATCGATCGTAAACATCGATGAGATTAAGGTTCATGAGAACAAGGATGGTTCGGTGGACAAGACAAAGACGGATCTGTACATGCATCTAGTCGAGCGGGAGGATAACTCCATTTACGAGGTATCCGAGGTGCTCAAACTGATCGACTCGCACATCGAAAGCCTGAATGGGCTGTTCAAGGAGCTCAACGTGCTGGACACGCAGGCGGCAGAGGCTCAGCTCCTGACCGCAGGACCCACCCGAGGTCCTTTATTCGTGTGGCTGATTTTCACCAACCTCTTCTTGGCCACTCTACTGGTGGTCACTATAGCTCTGTGCGCCTCCCAACGGAATGGATACCGCAGGCAGCTGAGAGCCGCCAAAGTCAATATATTCC GTGGCCACTCCTCGATGTCCCTGCAAAACGCCCAGGAGCCGGCCACTCGAGTGCCGAATACCAACAAGCACAGTGTCCAAGGATCAAATCCCATTTGGCTGAAGGGTTACGACAACGAGTGGTTCAAATCGGAAGAAAGTGGCAG TATTGGCGGCCATGACTCTTTGGATGACAACTTTCTGGCAGTGGCCACACAGGATATGCACGAAACCCTCAAAGGAACCGCCAAGCTATTCAACAACGGCAACGATCTTAACCGACACTTTAACCTCTACAATCAAATCGACAAAATGACCAACAATGCTCAGATCCTGGCCCGAAAACTGGAGACCACGGAGTTATAG